One Bacteroidia bacterium genomic region harbors:
- a CDS encoding DUF2249 domain-containing protein, whose product MEGVLNKNGEFDVRVLIPIKRHELLLKMFTELPVNDSFVFINDHDPIPLYYEFCSIHGNVVGWKYLNKDNREWKVQVTRESESQKRDMSEVSTLLDLRKIDKKEWKQVVFHRYSMMLKEDKMALIADTEPTEIHAIFDEKFKNKHTWEYKKEVPGEFIIHITKKGDSGLGDDGYAVVKSFDIRPYSPADRHEMFYQAFDEIKAGEAFEFINDHDPKPLYYQMKAESKEPFRWEYLAEGPDDWKVRVIKVKE is encoded by the coding sequence ATGGAAGGAGTATTAAATAAGAATGGAGAATTTGACGTTAGAGTTTTAATTCCCATTAAAAGACACGAATTATTGCTCAAAATGTTTACCGAACTACCTGTCAATGATAGCTTTGTGTTTATCAATGACCATGACCCGATTCCACTGTATTATGAATTTTGCTCAATTCATGGCAATGTGGTAGGCTGGAAATACCTAAACAAAGATAATAGAGAATGGAAAGTTCAAGTAACTCGTGAAAGTGAATCCCAAAAACGAGATATGAGTGAAGTTTCCACATTATTAGATTTGAGAAAAATTGACAAAAAAGAATGGAAACAAGTTGTTTTTCATCGCTACAGTATGATGCTTAAAGAAGATAAAATGGCATTAATAGCGGATACCGAACCAACAGAAATCCATGCAATTTTTGATGAAAAATTCAAAAACAAACACACTTGGGAATACAAAAAAGAAGTCCCAGGAGAATTTATCATCCATATCACCAAAAAAGGCGATAGCGGGCTGGGAGACGATGGCTATGCTGTCGTTAAATCTTTTGACATCCGCCCCTACTCCCCAGCAGATAGACATGAAATGTTTTATCAAGCATTTGACGAAATTAAAGCCGGAGAAGCCTTTGAGTTTATCAATGACCATGACCCCAAACCGCTTTATTATCAAATGAAAGCCGAGAGTAAAGAACCTTTTCGGTGGGAATACTTAGCAGAAGGCCCTGATGACTGGAAAGTTAGGGTAATTAAAGTAAAAGAATAA
- the rsmG gene encoding 16S rRNA (guanine(527)-N(7))-methyltransferase RsmG: MNTLSLSEIDLIRYFPAISDYQQELLVQFAQEIIFWNSQINLISRNDISHLWERHLFHSLAIHHFATFEDGTTAIDVGTGGGFPGIPLAIMNPNVHFTLLDSIGKKINTLTKIAASLKLDNVTTIQERIENHNLKYDYVVGRAVTDLNLFYADVKHCIARRSDKKVSGAGIWYLRGPDIVSPKKIAAKIFPLNQLYPQIFFETKLLVYIPTYI, translated from the coding sequence ATGAATACTCTAAGCCTTTCTGAAATAGATTTAATCCGCTACTTTCCAGCTATTTCTGATTATCAGCAAGAATTATTGGTTCAATTTGCCCAAGAAATAATCTTTTGGAATAGTCAAATCAACTTGATTTCTCGAAATGATATTTCTCATTTATGGGAAAGGCATTTGTTTCATTCGCTGGCTATTCATCATTTTGCGACTTTTGAAGATGGTACAACCGCCATTGACGTTGGTACCGGTGGCGGATTCCCGGGAATACCTTTAGCTATCATGAACCCAAATGTTCATTTTACTTTGTTAGATTCAATAGGTAAAAAAATCAATACTTTAACCAAAATAGCTGCATCTCTTAAGTTAGATAACGTTACCACAATACAAGAACGTATTGAAAATCATAATCTTAAATATGACTACGTGGTAGGTCGAGCTGTTACTGATTTGAATCTTTTTTATGCGGATGTGAAGCATTGTATAGCTCGGAGATCCGACAAAAAGGTTTCCGGAGCCGGAATTTGGTATCTTAGAGGGCCTGATATTGTTAGCCCTAAAAAAATAGCTGCTAAAATATTCCCTTTAAACCAATTATATCCACAGATTTTTTTTGAAACAAAATTACTTGTTTATATTCCAACCTATATCTAA
- the ndhC gene encoding NADH-quinone oxidoreductase subunit A, with protein sequence MIQEYIPIFILLGLALVLSGALVALSVLLGPKRPDKIKDMPYESGMDPVGTARDRFAIKFYLVAMLFILFDIEVVFMYPWAVQYKQLGLFAFVEMLVFVAILFVGYIYVIKKHGLRWD encoded by the coding sequence ATGATACAAGAATATATACCGATTTTTATTTTATTGGGGCTTGCTTTAGTGCTATCGGGAGCGTTAGTAGCCTTATCTGTTTTATTAGGGCCAAAACGACCGGATAAAATTAAAGATATGCCCTACGAAAGTGGTATGGATCCGGTTGGTACAGCCAGAGATAGGTTTGCGATTAAGTTTTATTTAGTGGCAATGCTCTTCATTTTGTTTGATATAGAAGTTGTGTTTATGTATCCTTGGGCAGTACAATACAAGCAATTAGGTCTTTTTGCGTTTGTGGAGATGCTGGTGTTTGTGGCAATACTCTTTGTGGGTTATATTTACGTTATCAAGAAACACGGGCTTCGTTGGGATTGA
- the nuoB gene encoding NADH-quinone oxidoreductase subunit NuoB, which yields MGIEKALAANGFILSTMDALVNWGRTNSLWPMPMGLACCAIEMMAFAGPKFDVARFGSERFSFSPRQADVMIVAGWCSYKMAHAVKRIWDQMPDPKWCIAMGACASTGGMHRVYGVVQGIDTFLPVDVYIPGCPPRPETVLHALITLQEKVRKEHSIAQE from the coding sequence ATGGGAATTGAGAAGGCATTAGCGGCGAATGGGTTCATACTTTCTACTATGGATGCATTGGTTAATTGGGGACGGACTAATTCACTTTGGCCGATGCCTATGGGTTTAGCTTGTTGTGCTATCGAGATGATGGCATTTGCGGGTCCTAAATTTGATGTGGCACGTTTTGGGAGTGAGCGTTTTAGTTTTTCTCCCCGTCAAGCAGACGTTATGATAGTTGCCGGCTGGTGTTCATATAAGATGGCTCATGCGGTAAAACGGATTTGGGATCAGATGCCTGACCCCAAATGGTGCATTGCTATGGGAGCTTGCGCCTCTACTGGCGGAATGCACCGCGTTTATGGCGTAGTTCAAGGAATAGACACCTTCCTGCCGGTTGATGTGTATATCCCAGGATGCCCGCCACGCCCAGAAACAGTTCTGCACGCCTTAATCACATTGCAGGAAAAAGTCCGCAAAGAACACTCTATCGCCCAAGAATAA
- a CDS encoding PH domain-containing protein, with protein MKNGQKYILTLDTTAKVISAAFIVVIITLMLVYIVMVTFFNHSFEIDEENLPFLLALNSLLLLLLLLPCYLYAPLSYELTDTQLLISRPIGTLSFPYKEMNKITPMEKWGGITSFIRLLGVGGLFGYYGLMYSRTEGRFWAYLSALKPIIFIQLKNGKKIAVNLVHPDFLNQLTEKVNPSK; from the coding sequence ATGAAAAACGGTCAAAAATATATCTTGACCTTAGATACGACTGCAAAAGTTATAAGTGCTGCTTTTATTGTTGTAATTATAACTTTAATGCTCGTTTATATCGTTATGGTTACTTTTTTTAATCACTCGTTTGAAATAGACGAAGAAAATTTACCGTTTTTATTAGCTTTAAATTCTTTGCTGCTGCTGTTATTACTATTGCCTTGCTATTTATATGCCCCGCTTTCTTATGAACTTACAGATACTCAACTACTAATATCGCGCCCAATTGGTACACTGTCATTTCCATACAAAGAGATGAATAAAATTACCCCCATGGAGAAGTGGGGAGGAATAACCAGTTTTATCCGCTTATTGGGCGTTGGAGGGCTTTTTGGCTATTATGGACTAATGTATTCCAGAACAGAAGGACGTTTTTGGGCATATTTAAGTGCATTAAAACCAATTATATTTATCCAACTGAAAAACGGAAAAAAAATAGCTGTTAATTTAGTACATCCTGACTTTTTAAATCAGCTAACAGAAAAAGTGAACCCATCAAAATGA
- the rnr gene encoding ribonuclease R: MSKKKKHSLKFPVDLPQLVSSYLEQNSGKAFNPKQLLSKLNLRGLVDSQVILDTLRTLVSQNKVQEVQFSRFQFRYEHEFYEGIIEFNRDGYAFVTPQEGIKIQIFPDDTGKALFGDLVRVETYSKKSGSYKGRVQTVLHRNKTEFVGTVFTKGRNLFFDPNDPKIHVTFKINDKSTQYVKNGERALVRLTNWYDIMPEAEIIHVLGAAGSHQAEIHTIILEFGFQTEFSPEAIQESANIPAQITEKEILNRKDFRQTTTFTIDPVDAKDFDDALSFKILPNGNTEIGIHIADVTHYVLQGSALDRDAAYRATSVYLVDRTLPMLPEKLSNELCSLRPNEDKLTYSVVVELNEKAQVVQQWFGKTIIHSDKRFTYEEVQAILDAQSGEFYTELNQLNLLAKKLRKTRFEQGSINFESEEIRFRLDDNFHPVEIIKKIRVDSHKLIEEFMLLANKLVASYVAQKRRKPPLPFVYRVHDSPDTTKLQQLAGFATHFGYKLNFDDEKQVSGKLNQLVDSIEGKPEQSAITQVMIRAMAKAVYSTENIGHYGLAFRYYTHFTSPIRRYPDILAHRLLTQYLSQPITEIGSSQTLKDQCQHCSEMEKKAADAERASVKYKQIEYMSQFIGRTFKGFISGITEFGIFVELKDQYCEGIVRLKDIAYDYFEFKPDKLCLIGRKSRKMFKLGDAIRIKVVKADVIKRQLDFILA, from the coding sequence ATGTCCAAGAAAAAAAAACATTCACTAAAATTTCCGGTAGATTTACCTCAGTTGGTATCTTCTTATTTGGAACAAAACTCAGGCAAAGCATTTAATCCCAAGCAGTTACTTTCTAAACTAAATCTACGAGGACTGGTAGATAGCCAAGTTATATTGGATACTTTACGAACCTTAGTTAGCCAAAATAAAGTACAAGAGGTTCAGTTTAGTAGGTTTCAGTTTCGATATGAACATGAGTTTTATGAAGGCATTATCGAATTTAACAGAGACGGCTACGCATTTGTAACTCCTCAGGAAGGTATCAAAATCCAAATATTTCCTGACGATACCGGAAAAGCGTTATTTGGGGATTTAGTGCGGGTAGAAACATATAGCAAGAAAAGTGGCTCATACAAAGGGCGGGTGCAAACGGTGCTTCACCGGAACAAAACTGAATTTGTAGGCACTGTTTTCACCAAAGGAAGAAATCTTTTTTTTGACCCGAATGACCCCAAAATTCATGTAACCTTTAAAATTAACGATAAATCTACACAGTATGTAAAAAATGGAGAAAGAGCTTTGGTAAGACTCACCAATTGGTATGATATAATGCCGGAGGCTGAAATAATCCATGTTTTAGGCGCTGCGGGTTCCCACCAAGCAGAAATTCATACAATCATATTAGAATTTGGATTCCAAACAGAATTTTCGCCGGAAGCTATTCAGGAATCCGCAAATATACCAGCACAAATAACTGAAAAAGAAATACTTAATAGAAAAGATTTTCGCCAAACTACAACTTTTACCATTGACCCTGTTGATGCCAAAGACTTTGACGATGCTTTATCATTCAAGATTTTACCCAATGGTAATACCGAAATCGGGATTCATATAGCAGACGTTACCCACTATGTATTACAGGGAAGCGCCCTTGATAGAGATGCTGCCTACCGAGCTACCTCCGTCTATTTGGTAGATAGAACCTTACCAATGCTACCCGAGAAATTAAGCAACGAACTTTGCAGCTTACGCCCAAATGAAGATAAATTAACGTATTCAGTTGTAGTTGAGTTAAATGAAAAAGCACAAGTAGTGCAGCAATGGTTTGGTAAAACAATTATTCATTCTGATAAAAGATTTACCTATGAAGAAGTTCAGGCTATTTTGGATGCCCAAAGCGGGGAATTTTACACAGAATTAAATCAATTAAATTTATTAGCCAAAAAACTACGAAAAACTCGCTTTGAACAAGGAAGTATTAATTTTGAAAGCGAAGAGATACGCTTTCGCTTAGATGACAACTTTCATCCTGTTGAAATAATCAAGAAAATACGGGTAGATTCCCATAAGTTAATAGAGGAATTTATGTTATTAGCTAACAAATTAGTGGCAAGTTATGTAGCTCAAAAAAGACGAAAGCCGCCATTGCCATTTGTGTATCGGGTTCATGATTCTCCGGACACAACCAAACTACAGCAGCTTGCCGGCTTTGCTACTCACTTTGGATACAAACTGAACTTTGATGACGAAAAACAAGTCTCAGGAAAGTTAAATCAGTTAGTTGATTCCATCGAAGGAAAGCCGGAACAGTCGGCCATTACCCAAGTAATGATACGAGCTATGGCAAAAGCTGTTTATTCTACCGAAAACATTGGTCATTACGGACTTGCATTTCGTTACTACACCCATTTTACATCCCCAATAAGACGCTATCCGGATATTTTAGCCCATCGGTTACTAACACAATATTTGAGCCAACCGATAACCGAGATAGGTTCATCACAAACACTCAAAGACCAATGCCAGCACTGTTCCGAAATGGAAAAGAAAGCCGCAGATGCAGAGCGCGCCTCTGTAAAATATAAACAGATAGAATATATGTCTCAGTTTATCGGCAGAACTTTTAAGGGATTTATATCCGGTATTACAGAATTCGGGATTTTTGTGGAACTGAAAGACCAATATTGTGAAGGAATAGTACGCCTAAAAGATATTGCCTATGACTATTTTGAATTTAAGCCGGATAAACTTTGCTTAATTGGTAGAAAATCCCGAAAAATGTTTAAACTCGGAGATGCTATCCGAATAAAAGTTGTAAAAGCAGATGTTATTAAACGTCAATTAGATTTTATTTTGGCGTAA
- a CDS encoding tetratricopeptide repeat protein, with protein sequence MSIYLRTFGVFVFAMLFCLSSYSQKNKQDPPKNSTGTGSPAPTTIPPSGNPNPNPNSSLSKDTVDVDLMIYSFALKNNDYEVAINSLYRLIVRYPSASGLLDTLANLYFYSNRYVQCISVAKQLLQTDQNNVHLLEMVAVCEQYIGDTKSALAAYENLYGKTKSVAHLYQVAVLQYVLKRIGECSQSINTILQNAHDSVKVNITISEQYRQRVSVRAAALNLRGVILREQKNYAEARISFEQALKIEPEFILPKGNLDDMLRPSTPVNNNKPK encoded by the coding sequence ATGAGTATTTATTTACGAACTTTTGGAGTATTTGTTTTTGCTATGTTATTTTGTTTAAGTAGCTATTCTCAAAAAAACAAACAAGACCCACCTAAGAACTCTACCGGAACCGGTTCACCTGCTCCAACGACCATCCCACCCTCAGGCAATCCTAACCCAAATCCCAACTCCAGTCTCTCAAAGGATACTGTTGATGTAGATTTAATGATTTACAGTTTTGCACTGAAAAATAATGATTACGAAGTAGCTATCAATAGTTTATATCGCTTGATTGTACGCTATCCCAGTGCTTCCGGGTTATTAGACACGTTGGCTAATCTATATTTTTATTCAAATCGCTATGTTCAATGTATTTCGGTTGCTAAACAGCTACTTCAAACAGATCAAAATAATGTTCATTTGTTAGAAATGGTAGCCGTTTGCGAGCAATATATCGGCGATACAAAGTCTGCATTGGCAGCCTATGAAAATCTTTATGGTAAAACAAAATCTGTGGCACATTTGTATCAAGTAGCTGTTTTACAATATGTTCTCAAGCGAATTGGGGAATGTTCACAGTCTATTAATACAATTCTTCAGAATGCCCATGATTCCGTAAAGGTAAATATCACTATTTCAGAACAATATCGCCAGCGGGTTTCGGTAAGAGCAGCGGCCTTAAATCTTCGCGGGGTTATTTTGCGTGAGCAAAAAAATTATGCAGAAGCGCGTATCTCTTTTGAGCAAGCTCTTAAAATTGAGCCGGAATTTATCCTGCCCAAAGGAAATTTAGACGATATGCTACGCCCCTCAACTCCCGTCAATAACAATAAACCAAAATGA
- a CDS encoding OmpA family protein, with amino-acid sequence MIIRFIRLIFSLLSLCQFVFSQPAYKNTAPDSALIPNGSFERYLNLPEEENNFYGYIQNWDVNASKKSPFLRSPSFLHQHKYSRENKVQPHSGYGMASIEFNWQSAERSYLQTKLSKALIPGKRYQFSFWVMLDNTANCQDVFPELGFLFTVKDVEPDTNYLLPSKPHWYMMHPLETTQWQKVQVIFTPQLPYQYLSVGSFLDISDIALAKRPTCSRIILDDYNLIEVQNTDNFDFFSTVSVPGGNLGGIVSVDRPDLLSIPSEDIRIVKPIPVPGRPGNISLRGRVLDASTQKPIVNSKIIVLAQPHDSVIIETKTNVAREVEGSYKLEIPKYKQKTTYYIIASKSNYYFSDTTIIPTDTTSDEKISHTFYLKRLKEEEPIQLKNIHFQSSEAILTPESFPELDKLVWLLGEKPRTQVLVAGHTDDQGDEKFNTILSEKRAQAVVEYLVSKGIAESRLQFKGYGKTKPIASNQTPEGRSKNRRVEIILSEQQ; translated from the coding sequence ATGATAATTCGGTTTATTAGGCTGATATTCAGCTTATTATCGTTATGTCAATTTGTTTTTTCACAGCCAGCATATAAAAATACAGCACCTGATTCGGCTCTAATTCCGAACGGATCATTTGAACGCTACCTTAATCTACCAGAAGAAGAGAATAATTTTTATGGCTATATCCAGAATTGGGATGTAAATGCCTCTAAAAAATCCCCTTTTTTAAGGTCTCCTTCATTTTTGCATCAGCATAAATATTCAAGAGAGAATAAGGTTCAGCCACATTCTGGCTACGGAATGGCTTCTATTGAGTTTAACTGGCAGTCTGCTGAACGTAGTTATTTGCAAACAAAGTTATCAAAAGCACTCATTCCCGGAAAGAGATACCAATTTTCATTCTGGGTAATGCTGGATAATACAGCTAATTGTCAAGATGTTTTTCCTGAACTTGGATTTCTATTTACGGTTAAAGACGTTGAGCCGGACACAAATTATCTGCTTCCGTCAAAACCACATTGGTATATGATGCACCCACTTGAAACAACTCAGTGGCAAAAAGTGCAAGTTATATTTACACCACAGCTTCCTTATCAGTATTTATCCGTAGGTTCTTTTTTGGACATCTCCGATATTGCATTAGCCAAACGCCCAACTTGTAGCCGGATAATATTAGATGATTATAACTTAATAGAGGTTCAGAATACCGATAATTTTGATTTTTTTAGTACGGTTTCGGTTCCCGGAGGTAACTTAGGCGGTATTGTTTCGGTTGATAGACCAGATTTGCTGTCAATTCCCAGCGAAGATATACGTATTGTAAAGCCTATTCCGGTACCCGGAAGACCCGGAAATATATCGCTTCGCGGAAGAGTGCTTGATGCTTCTACCCAAAAACCCATTGTAAACTCAAAAATTATTGTCTTAGCTCAACCTCATGATAGCGTGATTATAGAAACCAAAACGAATGTAGCACGTGAAGTTGAAGGAAGCTATAAATTAGAGATTCCCAAGTATAAGCAAAAAACCACATACTACATAATTGCCTCAAAATCAAATTATTACTTTTCTGACACTACTATTATTCCTACCGATACAACGTCTGATGAAAAAATTAGCCATACTTTTTATTTAAAACGCTTAAAAGAAGAAGAGCCAATCCAGCTAAAAAATATTCATTTTCAAAGTAGTGAAGCAATATTAACGCCCGAGTCTTTTCCGGAGTTAGATAAACTCGTTTGGCTGTTAGGAGAAAAACCAAGAACCCAAGTTTTGGTTGCCGGGCATACTGACGACCAAGGGGATGAAAAGTTCAATACAATTCTTTCTGAAAAACGTGCACAAGCCGTTGTTGAATATCTTGTAAGTAAAGGTATTGCAGAAAGTCGCCTACAATTTAAAGGTTATGGAAAGACCAAACCCATAGCAAGCAACCAAACCCCGGAAGGACGTTCCAAAAATCGGCGCGTAGAAATCATACTCTCTGAGCAGCAGTAA